The Calditerrivibrio sp. genome includes a window with the following:
- a CDS encoding SoxR reducing system RseC family protein, which produces MSNRFENVGKVLKVEEDGKVTIQVKQPKTCSHCSESCAFAGKDNERVFEIYTDLLLKDGDNINVTIDDSKLKKSAFIAYLLPILIVVIVSLIMQKMGLEDIYIAITSLFTIAIYFLVIKLILKNKKLDIIVKKME; this is translated from the coding sequence ATGTCAAATCGCTTTGAAAATGTTGGGAAAGTTCTCAAGGTTGAAGAAGATGGAAAAGTAACAATACAGGTTAAACAACCCAAAACCTGTAGCCACTGTAGTGAATCATGCGCCTTTGCAGGTAAGGATAATGAAAGGGTATTTGAGATCTACACAGATTTGCTACTAAAAGATGGTGATAATATCAATGTTACCATTGATGATAGTAAACTGAAAAAATCTGCTTTTATTGCTTATCTACTACCTATTTTAATAGTAGTTATTGTTTCTTTAATAATGCAAAAAATGGGTCTTGAAGATATTTATATTGCAATTACGTCTCTTTTTACCATTGCTATCTATTTTTTGGTTATTAAATTAATACTAAAAAACAAAAAGCTTGATATAATTGTTAAAAAAATGGAGTAG